The Vulcanimicrobium alpinum sequence CCCGTTCAGCATGGCATCCATGAGCGGAAGTCACGTCCGTGCGACAAGCCGCGTGCACAATGAGCGCGGCTCATACTACCCGGCAAGATTGCCGATATAGTCCCGAAGTCCTGTTGCAAGGACGTGCGGGGATGCGGCGGCGGGGCGCCATCCGCCGCGCGTGCGTGGTCAGCCGGCGCTTCTGCAGCCATCGATCTCCTGCCCGTACACCCTATTCAGCGGCCCGGTTCGTTCAGAAGAGCCGCGACTCCGCCAGATCCATGTCATATTGGACCTTCCGGAAGATCTCGTCGGGGATCTCGCCGCGGTCGCGCAGGCGCATGATCGCGCGCCGCTCGGCCCGGATCGCGGCGGTCTGGGCGTCGTGATCGAAGCGGCTGGCGGCGGTCTCCGCCGCCGTCCCGGTGCCGTGCCGGTTCAGGTGCTCGATGCGATGCTGATACTCGTCGGCAAGGCGGTCGAGCACTTCACGCTCGTCGGGCGCGGCATGCCGCGCGCGCATCTCGCGGATCTTCTGCAGTCCGGCGCGCAGCCCGGCGATCCGCACCTCCACCTCGCGGCGCTCACCGTCACCGTCCCGGCTGATGCGCAGCAGCCGCAGCAGCGGGATCAGGGTGAGCCCCTGGCCGACCAGCTTCACGAAGATCACGACGAACGTAATGAAGATGATGTCATCGCGGCGCGCGATCGGCGGGAGCGCGAGCGCCGCCGCGAGCGACACGATCCCGCGCATCCCCGTCCAGCCGATGATCGTCAGCCACGACCACGGCGGGCGCGGGTCGGCGCGCCGCACCGCCGGGATCAGCCGCGGGATCACCGCGGCCGGGTAGATCCAGGCCAGCCGGACCGCGATCAGGAGGGCGCTGATCGCGAGCGCCGCCGGAAGCAGCGCCGCCGCGCGGCCGCCGCCGGCGACGAAGCCGCGCAGCTGCAGGCCGATCGCCAGAAAGACGTACGCGTTGAGCAGGTAGATCCAAACGTTCCAGACGTTGACGCCGATCAGCCGCGATTCCGGCGAGAACACCACCGACGAGCGCCGCGAGATCAGCAGCCCCGCGACGACCGTCGAGAGGACGCCGGAGACGTGCAGCGCCTGGCCGCCCAGATACGCCGCGTACGCCGCTCCGATCACCAGCAGCGTGTCGATCAGCGAGTCGGTGAGGTCGAGCCGCACGAGCGCGCGCGACAGCCGTTCGACGATCCAGGCGACCGCGACCCCCGCCGCCACGCCGCCGACGGCGACGACGACGAACGAGCCGAGCGCGGGGACGACCGCGAACTCCCCGGTCGTCGCTGCCGCGACCGCGTACCCGTAGATCACCAAAGCCGTCGCGTCGTTGACGAGACCCTCGCCGTCGATCACGGCGGCGATCCGGCGCGGGACCGCGAACCGCTCGAAGACGGCGATCGCCGCGACGGCATCGGGCGGCGAGACGATCGCCCCGAGGACGAACGCGCCGGCCCAGCCGAGCACCGGCACGATCCGGTCGGCCAAGGCCGCGACGGCGACGGTGCTGACGACGACCAGCCCGATCGCCAGCTGAAGAATCGGCCGCAGATTGCGCCGGAACATCACCCAGTCGGTCGCCCAACCGCCCGAAAAGAGCAGCGGCGGCAGGATCGCGAGAAAGATCCAGTCGGGCGCGATGCGGACCTGCGGCAGCCCCGGGACGAACGCCAGCGCCGTCCCGGCCAGCACGAAGACGATCGGGTAGGGCAGCGCGAACCGCTTCGCAACGATCGCGAAGGCGATCGCGGCTGCCAGCCCGAGCACGAGCAGGACCGGTTCGCTCACGCCGGGCGGTTCGCGGGACGCCCGTCGCTCTCCGGGGATACGTAGAGGAATGAATCTCGAAGCGGACGCCGTCGACCAGACGATCGACTCGATCGCCGAATTGGAACGCCGGGCGCTCAGCGAGGCGTCGCAGCACGCGCGCGCAATCGAGCGTGCAACGCTCGCGATCGGCCGGCCGCGCACGCTCTACACGGCGATGACGGCGATCTTCACCTGGATCGCGGCCAACCTGATGCTGATCGCTTCCGGCCGGCCCCCGCTCGACGCGCCGCCGTTCTACTGGCTCGATACCGCGGTCACGATCAGCGCGTTCCTGACCACGATCATGATCCTGGTTTCCGCCAACCGCAGCAGCACCCTCGACGAACAGCGCGACCGGCTTTCGCTCCAAATTGCGCTGCTCACCGATCGCAAGACCGCCAAGCTCATCGCGCTGATCGAGGAACTGCGCCGCGATATGCCGACCGTCCCCAACCGGACCGACGCCGAAGCCGTCGCGCTCTCCCAGTCGACCGACCCGCACGCCGTGACGGCCGAACTCGAGAAGCGGACCCCGAACCGCTCCGAGGTCGTCCCGTAGCGCGCTCGCGCCGACAGGACGGCCGCCGCCGGAGCCGAACCCGGCGCAGGTCGCGCGGGGGCCCTTGCTCCCGCTCTTTTCGCGTCAACCCATCTGACGGAGTACTGATGTCCCGTACCTACCGCGCGGTCGCCGGCCTCGGCGCGATCGCGCTCAGCATCTCGCTCGCTGCGTGCTCGGGCGGTTCCGGCGGAGGCGACGTCGCGTCCGTGAACGGCCAGAAGATCAGCCGCGGCGATTTCGATCGCAAGCTCGAGACCGGACCGCAAGCGAAGCAAGTTCTCAACCAGATGGTGCAGATGGCGCTGATCGATCAGTACGCGAAGGACAAGAACGTCAGCGCGACCGACGACGAGATCACCAAAAAAGAAAACGAGATCAAGGCGAAGTACCCGCCCGGCCAATTCGACCAGATCCTCAAACAGCAAGGGCTCACCGAAGCCGACGTCCGCCAGATCCTGCGCCAGCAGGTGATCATCGACAAGGCCGTCGGACCGAACGTCAAGGTGACGGATGCCGACGTGAAGTCGTACTTCGAGAAGAACCACGCGATCTACGACAAGCCCGAACAAGTGCGCGCGCGCCACATCCTCGTCGCCGACGCGGCGACGGCGAACACCGTGCTGCAGAAACTCAAAGCCGGCGGCAGTTGGGACGCGCTCGCAAAACAGTACTCGACCGATCCGTCGAGCAAGGACAAGGGCGGCGAACTCGGCTTCTTCGGCAAAGGCCAGATGGTCGCGCCGTTCCAGGAGGCCGCGTTCAAGGCGAAGGTCGGACAGATCGTCGGGCCGGTGAAATCGCCGTTCGGCTACCACATCATTCAGGTCGAAGAGAAGAAACCCGCGCAGACCGCGACGTTCGCGAGCACCAAGGATCAGATCAAAGCGCAGCTCACGCAGCAGCAGGCCTCGCAGCAGTACCCCGTGTTCCTCCAAGGCCTGCGCAGCACCGCGAAGATCGAGATCTACGACGACCGCTTCAAGGATGCGGTGCCGCCGGCGCCCGCCGCGGCCGCATCACCGGGCACCAAGTAGCGCATCGCCGAGGCGGGAGTCGTTGACTCCCGCCTCGCGAAGTTCCCCGTCATCGTGATTCGCATCGTCGGTCTAGGCCCGGGCGATCCGGGGCTGCTCACGCTGGGCAGCCGCGAGTCGCTGCGCGCGGTCGGACGTGCGACGACGGTGCTTGCGCCGCCGGAGCTGGTGCGCTTCCTCGAGAGCGACGGCGTCGCGATCGAGAAGACGCTCATCACCGACCAAGGGCTGTTTCTGCGCGGTTCGAGCGAGGTGATCGACGCCTTCGCCGATCGCATCGATCAGCGTGACTTGGGCCTCGGCGTGCTCGGCAACCCGCTCTCTGATTTTCTCGGCCTGCCGATGCTCTTGCGCGCGCTCGAACGGCGCGGCATCGCCGCCGAGATCATCCCCGGGATGCCGCGCGCAACGCTCTCGGCGTCGATCACGATGCCGCTGGTCCCGCTCCCGCCGGGATCGACGCACCACACCTGGGACGACCTGGTCGAGATCATGGCGCGGCTGCGGCGCTCGTGTCCGTGGGACCGCGAGCAGACGCACGCGTCGCTGGTACGCTATTTGATCGAGGAGACGTACGAGGTCGTCGACGCGATTGAACACGGCACCGACGCCGAATTGTGCGAAGAGCTAGGCGATCTGCTCTTTCAAATCGTGTTCCACTCGCAGCTCGCGACCGAGCGCGGGAAGTTCTCCGTCGCCGACGTGATCGACGGGCTCTCGAACAAGATGATCCGCCGGCATCCGCACGTCTTCGGCGACGTCGCGGTCGCCGACGTCGAGCAGGTGTGGGCGAACTGGGAGCAGCTGAAAGCGCAGGAGGCGACGGGACAGTCCCGCAGCTCGAAGCTCGACGGGATCCCCGTGCACATGGGCGCGCTGCAGCGCGGCCAGAAGATGCAGGAGAAAGCGGCGCGGGTCGGCTTCGATTGGACCGACGCGCGCGACATCACCGAGAAGCTCTCCGAAGAATTGCGCGAGCTCGCCGATGCGCGGATCAAAGCCGGCGATCTCAAACCGGAGGATCCGCACGTGCGCGAGGAACTCGGCGACGTGATCTTCACCGTCGTCAACCTGGCCCGGCGGCTCGGCGTCGACGCCGAGGGTGCGATGCGCGACGCGAACGCGAAGTTCGAACGCCGGTTTCGCTACATGGAGGCCTACGCCGTCGGAAGCGGCCGCGCGCTCAACGACATGACGCTCGACGAACTCGAGGACTTGTGGCAGCAGGCGAAGACCGCGGCGTGATGATCCGGGTGCGGATGAGCGCCCACGACGCGCACTACGGCGGCAGCCTCGTCGACGGGGCGCGCATCCTCGGCCTCTTCGGCGACGTGGCGACCGAACTGCTGATCCGCCGCGACGGCGACGAGGGCCTCTTCGTCGCCTACGACCTGGTGGAGTTCAAAGCGCCGGTCTACGCCGGCGACTACATCGAAGCGCGCGGCCGGATCACGAAGACCGGAGCGACCTCGCGGACGATGGAGTTCGAGGCGCACAAGGTGATCGCCGCGCGGACCGACCTCAGCCCCTCCGCCGCCGACGTGCTCGCGGAACCGCTGCTGGTCGTGCGCGCGCGGGGCACCTGCGTGACGCCGGCGGAGAATCAGCGTCGCGGTGACGCACGTCACCGCGACCTGACGAAGCCGCAAGGCAACCCAGCGGCGGTAAGCGAACCGTAATCGAGGCTACGGACAATCCTCGACGTGCCCGTTTCCTTGGGTCGGCTGCGGGCCTTTTTCACCGGACTCGTGCGCTCATAAGGGGTCGCCCAACCATGATTCAAGACCAGTCTCAATCATCGTTCGGCTTGGCGCCGAACGTCGCCGCCGGGATCGCCTCGTTCTTCACGTGGCTCGGCGGCCTCATCATCCTGCTCGGCAAGCCGCCGCAGCAGTGGGTCCGATTCGTCGCCGTCCAAGCGATCGTGATGTTCGTCGTCT is a genomic window containing:
- a CDS encoding Na+/H+ antiporter, translated to MSEPVLLVLGLAAAIAFAIVAKRFALPYPIVFVLAGTALAFVPGLPQVRIAPDWIFLAILPPLLFSGGWATDWVMFRRNLRPILQLAIGLVVVSTVAVAALADRIVPVLGWAGAFVLGAIVSPPDAVAAIAVFERFAVPRRIAAVIDGEGLVNDATALVIYGYAVAAATTGEFAVVPALGSFVVVAVGGVAAGVAVAWIVERLSRALVRLDLTDSLIDTLLVIGAAYAAYLGGQALHVSGVLSTVVAGLLISRRSSVVFSPESRLIGVNVWNVWIYLLNAYVFLAIGLQLRGFVAGGGRAAALLPAALAISALLIAVRLAWIYPAAVIPRLIPAVRRADPRPPWSWLTIIGWTGMRGIVSLAAALALPPIARRDDIIFITFVVIFVKLVGQGLTLIPLLRLLRISRDGDGERREVEVRIAGLRAGLQKIREMRARHAAPDEREVLDRLADEYQHRIEHLNRHGTGTAAETAASRFDHDAQTAAIRAERRAIMRLRDRGEIPDEIFRKVQYDMDLAESRLF
- a CDS encoding DUF1003 domain-containing protein encodes the protein MNLEADAVDQTIDSIAELERRALSEASQHARAIERATLAIGRPRTLYTAMTAIFTWIAANLMLIASGRPPLDAPPFYWLDTAVTISAFLTTIMILVSANRSSTLDEQRDRLSLQIALLTDRKTAKLIALIEELRRDMPTVPNRTDAEAVALSQSTDPHAVTAELEKRTPNRSEVVP
- a CDS encoding peptidylprolyl isomerase, translating into MSRTYRAVAGLGAIALSISLAACSGGSGGGDVASVNGQKISRGDFDRKLETGPQAKQVLNQMVQMALIDQYAKDKNVSATDDEITKKENEIKAKYPPGQFDQILKQQGLTEADVRQILRQQVIIDKAVGPNVKVTDADVKSYFEKNHAIYDKPEQVRARHILVADAATANTVLQKLKAGGSWDALAKQYSTDPSSKDKGGELGFFGKGQMVAPFQEAAFKAKVGQIVGPVKSPFGYHIIQVEEKKPAQTATFASTKDQIKAQLTQQQASQQYPVFLQGLRSTAKIEIYDDRFKDAVPPAPAAAASPGTK
- the mazG gene encoding nucleoside triphosphate pyrophosphohydrolase, whose amino-acid sequence is MIRIVGLGPGDPGLLTLGSRESLRAVGRATTVLAPPELVRFLESDGVAIEKTLITDQGLFLRGSSEVIDAFADRIDQRDLGLGVLGNPLSDFLGLPMLLRALERRGIAAEIIPGMPRATLSASITMPLVPLPPGSTHHTWDDLVEIMARLRRSCPWDREQTHASLVRYLIEETYEVVDAIEHGTDAELCEELGDLLFQIVFHSQLATERGKFSVADVIDGLSNKMIRRHPHVFGDVAVADVEQVWANWEQLKAQEATGQSRSSKLDGIPVHMGALQRGQKMQEKAARVGFDWTDARDITEKLSEELRELADARIKAGDLKPEDPHVREELGDVIFTVVNLARRLGVDAEGAMRDANAKFERRFRYMEAYAVGSGRALNDMTLDELEDLWQQAKTAA
- a CDS encoding hotdog domain-containing protein, with the translated sequence MIRVRMSAHDAHYGGSLVDGARILGLFGDVATELLIRRDGDEGLFVAYDLVEFKAPVYAGDYIEARGRITKTGATSRTMEFEAHKVIAARTDLSPSAADVLAEPLLVVRARGTCVTPAENQRRGDARHRDLTKPQGNPAAVSEP